In Pseudoalteromonas sp. '520P1 No. 423', the following proteins share a genomic window:
- a CDS encoding response regulator — protein sequence MKILIVDDSLAMQAIVKRGLEKFGYKTLDIKQSSGALEALDIIDEWKPEIVLSDWHMPEVSGLELLKEIIKRELPIQTGFVTTVNDEDLISQAIECGACFVLSKPFEDEELHKLILPLVQGANESQRLLNDETDELAASSDLVLPKLSQLEKVIHRFLSEKVYLKEAAIQKFSIEKKIPTVLALFEDVESQKIRALAILDLYAACTLGGIKCDMPKAQIMKMITDKMLTKKMLDSCESVMSDCAFAFLDRKTRKNLRLKSVSFTSQSFPKLEVLFQKPASQRVDIQCDSDGFDTSYITVLSS from the coding sequence ATGAAAATATTAATTGTTGATGATAGTTTAGCAATGCAAGCAATTGTTAAACGTGGTTTAGAAAAGTTTGGTTATAAAACTTTAGATATAAAACAATCATCAGGTGCACTGGAAGCATTGGATATTATTGATGAATGGAAACCTGAAATAGTACTGTCTGATTGGCATATGCCAGAAGTGTCTGGTTTAGAATTATTAAAGGAAATAATAAAAAGAGAGTTACCAATTCAAACTGGATTTGTAACAACTGTAAATGATGAAGACTTGATATCTCAAGCGATTGAATGTGGAGCATGTTTTGTTTTAAGCAAACCATTTGAAGACGAAGAATTGCATAAATTGATTTTACCTTTAGTTCAAGGCGCCAATGAAAGTCAGAGGCTACTTAATGACGAAACAGATGAATTGGCAGCAAGTAGTGATCTTGTTTTGCCAAAATTAAGTCAATTAGAAAAGGTAATACATCGTTTTTTGAGTGAAAAAGTTTATTTAAAAGAAGCTGCCATACAAAAGTTTTCAATAGAGAAAAAAATACCAACTGTTTTGGCGTTATTTGAAGATGTTGAGAGTCAAAAGATCCGTGCTTTGGCTATTTTAGATCTTTATGCCGCCTGTACTTTAGGTGGCATCAAATGCGATATGCCCAAAGCGCAGATTATGAAAATGATCACTGATAAAATGTTGACTAAAAAGATGTTAGATAGCTGTGAAAGTGTTATGTCTGATTGTGCTTTTGCATTCTTAGATCGCAAAACACGTAAAAATTTAAGACTAAAAAGTGTCAGTTTTACTTCTCAAAGTTTCCCTAAATTAGAGGTGTTATTTCAAAAACCGGCTTCTCAAAGAGTTGATATTCAATGTGACTCAGACGGTTTCGACACAAGTTATATAACAGTATTAAGTTCGTAA
- a CDS encoding ATP-binding protein, with product MKRLFFSLYSALIATIIFFVFAAHWVNTYLLIDVDNIIEAKNFEAEIELLEQLTPYISKQHINKKLLRIAELNQIIITEIEYNKIPNFVQSNLKKQKVWVDDNDLAYFWAFKPKQYFSISENEQHDLVKVDIMIEYATICLMLALLAAMSFIWMKFLGNKLKYLEQATEKFGEGNFSVRAPISANLAFGNLNLRFNTMASKIESLLSSHKQLSHNIAHELRTPIFKMQMQLELLDANATPKQQKYISGIEEDLFNLQDLVDELLQYAQAERAELTIKFQNFELNNVITDVIGDLLPNTNQSISFKHDASVNTLITADKNLIRRVIKNLIHNAIKYGDSLIEVSVSTYEENVFVYIDDNGPGINDSQLNKIFDPFYQVDSNHQGYGLGLSLAKQITKLHCGELRYEPSWLGGARFIIKLPLNL from the coding sequence ATGAAAAGACTCTTTTTTTCATTATACAGCGCACTGATAGCCACAATTATTTTCTTTGTATTTGCAGCTCATTGGGTTAATACATATTTATTAATAGATGTAGATAATATAATTGAAGCTAAAAATTTCGAAGCTGAGATAGAATTACTCGAGCAACTAACTCCTTATATTTCCAAGCAACACATTAATAAAAAGCTATTAAGAATTGCAGAACTTAATCAAATCATCATTACTGAAATTGAATACAATAAAATACCTAACTTTGTACAAAGTAATCTAAAGAAACAAAAGGTTTGGGTTGATGATAATGATCTTGCTTACTTTTGGGCTTTTAAGCCAAAACAGTATTTTTCAATATCAGAAAATGAGCAGCATGATCTCGTTAAAGTGGATATCATGATTGAATATGCCACTATATGTTTAATGCTGGCATTATTGGCTGCCATGTCATTTATTTGGATGAAGTTTTTAGGTAACAAACTAAAATATTTAGAACAAGCAACCGAAAAGTTCGGCGAAGGAAACTTTAGCGTAAGAGCGCCTATTTCAGCTAATTTAGCCTTTGGTAATCTCAACTTAAGGTTTAACACAATGGCTTCAAAAATCGAAAGTTTACTCTCAAGCCATAAACAGCTTAGCCATAATATAGCCCATGAATTAAGAACCCCAATTTTTAAAATGCAAATGCAATTAGAGCTGCTTGATGCTAATGCTACGCCTAAGCAACAAAAGTATATTTCAGGTATTGAAGAGGACTTATTTAATCTACAAGACCTTGTAGATGAATTATTGCAATATGCGCAAGCTGAACGTGCTGAATTAACTATTAAGTTTCAAAACTTTGAACTTAACAATGTCATCACAGATGTCATAGGTGATTTATTACCTAATACAAATCAAAGTATTAGCTTTAAGCATGACGCTTCAGTTAATACTTTAATAACAGCGGATAAAAATTTAATACGCCGCGTCATTAAAAATTTAATACATAATGCAATTAAGTATGGTGACTCACTTATTGAAGTTTCAGTATCAACTTATGAAGAAAACGTATTTGTATATATTGATGATAATGGTCCTGGAATAAACGACTCTCAATTAAATAAAATATTTGACCCTTTTTACCAAGTTGATAGTAACCATCAAGGCTATGGTTTAGGTTTATCTTTAGCCAAGCAAATTACAAAATTACATTGTGGTGAATTACGTTACGAACCAAGTTGGCTAGGCGGTGCCCGATTCATAATAAAATTACCATTAAACTTATAA
- a CDS encoding VF530 family DNA-binding protein, with protein MDSKEIYQNNPLQGVKLETILNELVDHFGWEIMHAYLQINCFKKNPSIASSLKFLRKTEWAKEKIESFYMYKLLGYPKADDEQFQLPPRDRIVPSHHKARGPANLSLDDAQRLQEKKSKVARRRNSTPDNPWGQ; from the coding sequence ATGGACTCAAAAGAAATTTATCAAAACAATCCGCTACAGGGTGTTAAATTAGAAACAATATTAAATGAGCTTGTTGATCATTTTGGTTGGGAAATTATGCATGCTTATTTGCAAATTAATTGTTTTAAAAAGAATCCTAGCATTGCATCTAGCTTAAAGTTTTTACGTAAAACCGAGTGGGCTAAAGAGAAAATAGAATCTTTTTACATGTATAAGCTTTTAGGCTATCCAAAAGCAGATGATGAACAATTCCAGCTCCCTCCAAGAGATCGTATTGTGCCATCACATCATAAAGCCAGAGGTCCTGCAAACTTAAGTCTTGATGATGCACAAAGATTACAAGAGAAAAAATCGAAAGTGGCGCGTCGAAGAAACTCAACACCAGATAACCCTTGGGGTCAGTAA
- a CDS encoding DUF3106 domain-containing protein yields the protein MAKLIFVTFYLFIFMPQVNALEWNKLDAEQQNVLKQFSSNWGQLPADKQEKLQLGATRWIEMDAQKRTEVLNKFDNWQKLDPQKQTKLKQQFDKFRQIPAQKQQKLRNVHKKFQQLPQEKQRKLMEKFNKRNMKKMNKKTQGKMRQKNRGH from the coding sequence ATGGCTAAACTAATCTTTGTTACTTTTTACTTATTTATTTTTATGCCCCAAGTTAATGCACTTGAGTGGAATAAGTTAGACGCTGAGCAGCAAAATGTTTTAAAACAATTTTCATCTAATTGGGGCCAATTACCAGCGGATAAACAAGAAAAACTACAACTGGGTGCAACTCGTTGGATTGAAATGGATGCACAAAAAAGAACAGAAGTATTAAATAAGTTTGATAACTGGCAAAAGCTTGATCCGCAAAAGCAAACAAAGTTAAAACAGCAATTTGATAAATTCAGACAAATACCAGCTCAAAAACAGCAAAAATTAAGAAATGTTCACAAAAAATTTCAACAATTACCACAAGAAAAGCAACGTAAATTAATGGAAAAATTTAATAAGCGTAATATGAAAAAAATGAACAAAAAAACACAAGGTAAAATGAGACAAAAAAATAGAGGGCACTAA
- a CDS encoding RNA polymerase sigma factor, with translation MDQNCNRNINLYGHHAIPLMADNSEPIQKVAELTMEAFLMDIEKRAYHMAFFACGTHADALDLLQDSMIKLVTNYKERPSNEWKPLFYKILQNRIRDWHRHQKVRNLVFFWKSNILDDETEVFSSQVDYSNQLATPDKEFEKSAQQTAALTHLKQLSAKQQQCFILRSWEGLSVAHTAEAMGCSQGSVKTHYSRAVTKLKSLMEEDHDITF, from the coding sequence ATGGATCAAAATTGTAATCGAAACATTAATTTATATGGACATCACGCTATTCCTTTAATGGCAGATAATTCTGAACCAATACAAAAAGTTGCCGAGCTTACTATGGAGGCTTTTTTAATGGATATTGAAAAAAGAGCATATCATATGGCTTTCTTTGCGTGTGGTACCCATGCTGATGCACTAGATTTATTGCAAGATAGCATGATTAAATTGGTGACTAATTATAAAGAGAGGCCATCAAATGAATGGAAGCCACTGTTTTATAAAATATTACAAAACAGAATTAGAGATTGGCACCGACATCAAAAGGTGAGAAATTTAGTCTTTTTCTGGAAATCGAATATCTTAGATGATGAAACTGAAGTTTTTTCATCACAAGTTGATTATTCAAATCAATTAGCAACCCCTGATAAAGAATTTGAAAAATCAGCGCAACAAACAGCAGCGCTAACACATTTAAAACAATTATCTGCTAAGCAGCAGCAATGTTTTATATTACGTAGCTGGGAGGGCCTTTCAGTGGCTCATACAGCAGAAGCAATGGGGTGCTCTCAAGGGAGTGTTAAAACACATTACTCTCGTGCTGTAACAAAATTAAAATCGTTAATGGAAGAAGATCATGACATCACCTTCTAA
- a CDS encoding EF-hand domain-containing protein, producing the protein MTKITKKLNIAVLTGLISVTAALSAPQVLAEKQRKGGKQGKLGYSAEQKFNRIDVDQSGEITLAEMTDPATVKAEKKLTRKDTDQDSVLSLEEFSQGRHGNAIDLSVIADEIVLCVSDLKAETGDDNIIVPSADNFVSKEEKFNTIDADANGTIDLSELQTAMETKATSVFEIMDTDDSSSVNLDEFTAASESNKATKKAIRQCVQELTDED; encoded by the coding sequence ATGACTAAAATAACTAAAAAGCTCAATATCGCAGTACTAACAGGTTTAATTTCAGTAACAGCGGCTTTATCTGCGCCACAAGTATTAGCCGAGAAACAACGAAAAGGTGGTAAGCAAGGCAAACTTGGATATAGTGCAGAACAAAAATTCAATCGTATAGATGTTGATCAAAGTGGTGAAATCACGTTAGCTGAAATGACAGATCCTGCCACTGTTAAAGCAGAAAAAAAATTAACCAGAAAAGATACAGATCAAGATAGCGTTTTATCTCTAGAAGAATTTAGCCAAGGCAGGCATGGTAACGCGATTGATTTGTCAGTAATAGCCGATGAAATCGTTTTATGTGTCAGTGATTTAAAAGCAGAGACAGGTGATGATAATATAATCGTACCATCAGCTGATAACTTTGTATCTAAGGAAGAGAAGTTTAATACTATCGATGCTGATGCAAATGGAACAATTGATTTATCTGAGCTACAAACAGCGATGGAAACTAAAGCGACATCTGTTTTTGAGATCATGGATACTGACGATAGCAGCTCAGTAAATTTAGATGAATTCACAGCAGCATCTGAATCTAATAAAGCCACTAAAAAAGCGATTCGTCAATGCGTTCAAGAATTAACTGACGAAGATTAG
- a CDS encoding winged helix-turn-helix domain-containing protein, producing the protein MDRTVDTKIANLRKKLGDSGSLSSKIITVRSQGYLFVPDNWH; encoded by the coding sequence ATGGATCGTACAGTAGATACTAAAATAGCGAATTTAAGAAAAAAACTCGGTGATAGCGGCTCTTTATCTAGTAAAATTATCACAGTTCGCAGCCAGGGGTATCTTTTTGTGCCTGATAATTGGCATTAA
- a CDS encoding response regulator transcription factor gives MNQSIFIVEDDLKLASLLNDYFTEFDFETTVITSGDDAADSIIVRQPDLVILDLRLPKIDGLTICREIRNKYQGVILMLTASGDDIDQVAALELGVDDFVQKPIQPRVLLARIRMLLRRTVKRINSDNSKEITLGSLTVNNALKSCTLDDQLVLLTPSEFALLWQLVSQPDTALSREQLQKSFTGLEYDGTNRIIDNKIAQIRKKLKDDSNRPKGIITVRNKGYMFVPDYWSN, from the coding sequence ATGAATCAAAGCATTTTTATCGTTGAAGATGATTTAAAACTCGCTAGCTTATTAAATGACTATTTTACTGAGTTTGATTTTGAAACTACTGTGATTACAAGTGGTGATGATGCGGCCGATAGTATTATAGTAAGACAACCTGATTTAGTCATTTTAGACTTAAGGTTACCAAAAATTGATGGCTTAACTATCTGTAGAGAGATCAGAAATAAATACCAAGGTGTTATTTTGATGCTAACGGCAAGTGGCGATGATATAGATCAAGTCGCAGCATTAGAGCTAGGAGTAGACGACTTTGTACAAAAGCCGATTCAACCTAGAGTGCTATTAGCTAGGATCAGAATGCTATTAAGAAGAACAGTCAAAAGAATAAACAGTGATAATAGCAAAGAAATTACCTTAGGAAGTTTAACGGTAAATAATGCACTTAAGTCATGTACCTTAGATGATCAACTTGTACTTTTAACACCTTCAGAATTCGCATTGTTATGGCAGCTAGTATCACAGCCAGATACAGCCTTAAGCCGAGAGCAATTACAAAAATCATTCACAGGCTTAGAGTATGATGGCACAAACCGCATTATCGATAATAAGATAGCCCAAATACGCAAAAAACTAAAAGACGACTCTAATCGACCAAAAGGAATTATTACTGTTAGAAATAAAGGTTATATGTTTGTTCCTGATTATTGGTCTAATTAA